The following is a genomic window from Verrucomicrobiota bacterium.
TAGATTCACGCCCGGCGTGGCCGATTGCTTTGATCTGAAGCTTATACCGGAGGGACTCCCCTGGGGGCAGCTCTCACCCATCTGCGGCGACGCCGCCTACCAGTACCTGGCCCGCGCCGTCGAGTTGGCCCAGGCCGGCCAAATCGATGCCATCTGCACGGCACCGCTCAACAAAGAGGCCCTGCACGCGGGCGGTCACCGGTTTCCCGGGCACACCGAAATGCTG
Proteins encoded in this region:
- a CDS encoding 4-hydroxythreonine-4-phosphate dehydrogenase PdxA, whose protein sequence is MNEKSPLPTVGITMGDAAGVGPEIIMKSLAHADLYDRCRPLVIGDAGRLREAGRIVDSKLEVNAISRPDAARFTPGVADCFDLKLIPEGLPWGQLSPICGDAAYQYLARAVELAQAGQIDAICTAPLNKEALHAGGHRFPGHTEML